From the genome of Aspergillus chevalieri M1 DNA, chromosome 8, nearly complete sequence, one region includes:
- a CDS encoding D-2-hydroxyacid dehydrogenase family protein (COG:C;~EggNog:ENOG410PM3V;~InterPro:IPR006140,IPR036291,IPR006139,IPR029753, IPR029752;~PFAM:PF00389,PF02826;~go_function: GO:0016616 - oxidoreductase activity, acting on the CH-OH group of donors, NAD or NADP as acceptor [Evidence IEA];~go_function: GO:0051287 - NAD binding [Evidence IEA];~go_process: GO:0055114 - oxidation-reduction process [Evidence IEA]) → MTNPKVVILDDYQNLAPRHFAHLSSRIDLAHFPHTLNPRDAAQRDALIQRLQPYNVIVTMRERTPFPAEVVNALPNLKLLLTESTRNLALDLQACADRGILVAGTTGRPAGLHSTVQHTWALILGLARHIARDDAAVKRGGWQGNQLATNVSGKTLGILGLGKLGAQTARIAILAFGMRVIAWSTNLTQEKADEQAQAQGLPNGSFEAVSSKPEFFRQADVVSLHNVLSERSRGIVGKTELETMKPTALLVNTSRGPLIDEAALLEALSAGQIRGAALDVFDTEPLPVDSPWRTTAWGQDGRSEVVLSPHMGYGEEEQLNGWYEELAENLRRWLDGEEVQARMN, encoded by the coding sequence ATGACAAATCCAAAGGTTGTCATCCTCGACGACTACCAAAACCTGGCTCCGCGCCATTTCGCCCACCTGTCCTCCCGCATCGACCTCGCTCATTTCCCCCACACCCTCAACCCCCGCGATGCCGCCCAGCGCGACGCCCTCATCCAGCGCCTCCAACCCTACAATGTCATCGTGACCATGCGCGAACGCACCCCCTTCCCCGCAGAGGTGGTTAATGCCCTCCCCAACCTGAAACTCCTCTTGACCGAAAGTACGCGCAACTTGGCGCTGGACCTGCAGGCCTGTGCCGATCGCGGCATCCTCGTGGCGGGCACCACGGGTCGGCCGGCGGGGCTGCATTCGACGGTGCAGCATACTTGGGCTCTTATACTGGGATTGGCACGGCATATTGCTCGGGATGATGCGGCGGTTAAGCGAGGTGGATGGCAGGGGAATCAGCTTGCGACGAACGTCTCGGGGAAGACGCTGGGGATTCTGGGACTGGGGAAGTTGGGCGCTCAGACCGCGAGGATTGCCATTCTGGCGTTTGGGATGCGGGTGATTGCGTGGTCGACCAACCTGACGCAGGAGAAAGCGGATGAGCAGGCTCAGGCGCAGGGCCTCCCGAATGGAAGCTTCGAGGCTGTGTCTTCCAAGCCCGAGTTCTTCCGCCAGGCGGATGTGGTTAGTCTGCACAATGTGCTTTCTGAGCGCAGTCGCGGAATCGTGGGCAAGACAGAGCTGGAGACCATGAAGCCAACAGCGCTACTGGTTAATACTTCGCGCGGGCCGCTCATCGACGAGGCTGCGCTTTTGGAAGCGCTGAGTGCGGGGCAAATTCGCGGCGCTGCGCTGGATGTGTTCGACACGGAGCCATTGCCCGTTGACAGTCCATGGCGTACGACTGCTTGGGGACAGGATGGACGGAGTGAGGTGGTTTTATCCCCGCATATGGGATACGGAGAGGAGGAGCAGTTGAATGGGTGGTATGAGGAGCTGGCAGAGAATCTGCGGCGGTGGCTGGATGGGGAAGAGGTGCAAGCACGGATGAATTAG
- a CDS encoding uncharacterized protein (COG:S;~EggNog:ENOG410PNZM), with the protein MSPMAVETTSTTTTTPAIKTHPDLLYVHRSPKAFASAAISQTDLPAGALFTKITTATPAPKAYTSVQTGPDTHIELNSDLVFINHSCTPSLVFDMHNMEVRVVDDRPLKKGDALTFFYPSSEWDMGQPFECACGAGEGKCLGRISGAKDMSEEALKGYWLNPHIEQMKRSQRV; encoded by the coding sequence ATGTCTCCAATGGCAGTCGAAACCACCagtaccaccaccaccaccccagCCATCAAAACCCACCCGGACCTCCTCTACGTCCACCGCAGCCCCAAAGCCTTCGCCAGCGCCGCAATCTCCCAAACCGACCTTCCCGCTGGCGCCCTGTTCACCAAGATCACTACTGCAACCCCGGCCCCCAAAGCCTACACCTCCGTGCAAACCGGCCCAGACACCCACATCGAGCTCAACTCCGACCTCGTCTTCATCAACCACTCCTGCACGCCGTCGCTCGTCTTCGATATGCACAACATGGAAGTCCGAGTTGTGGACGACCGGCCGCTAAAGAAGGGGGACGCGCTTACGTTCTTTTATCCCAGTTCTGAGTGGGATATGGGACAGCCTTTTGAGTGTGCTTGTGGTGCGGGGGAGGGGAAATGTTTGGGACGGATTTCGGGGGCCAAGGATATGAGTGAGGAGGCGTTGAAGGGGTACTGGTTGAATCCGCATATTGAgcagatgaagaggagtCAGCGTGTATAA